One region of Limnospira fusiformis SAG 85.79 genomic DNA includes:
- a CDS encoding PQ-loop domain-containing transporter: MNTITGIGLLAGMLTTIAFLPQAIKTWKTKSTRDVSLGMFVIFCTGVFLSRNWV, translated from the coding sequence ATGAACACAATTACTGGAATTGGGCTATTAGCGGGGATGCTGACGACTATTGCATTTCTTCCCCAAGCAATTAAAACCTGGAAAACTAAATCAACCCGTGATGTCTCCCTGGGAATGTTCGTAATTTTCTGTACGGGGGTATTTTTATCAAGAAACTGGGTCTAA
- a CDS encoding photosystem II reaction center protein J: MSGDAKLPLWLIATVAGTGVLVVVGLFFYGAYVGVGSAL; this comes from the coding sequence GTGTCTGGAGATGCTAAACTTCCCCTTTGGTTAATCGCCACGGTAGCCGGAACTGGTGTTCTGGTTGTGGTTGGTCTGTTTTTCTATGGGGCTTACGTCGGTGTGGGTTCTGCACTCTAA
- a CDS encoding photosystem II reaction center protein L: MDRSRNPNKQPVELNRTSLYLGLLLIFVLGILFSSYFFN, from the coding sequence ATGGATCGTAGTCGTAACCCCAATAAGCAGCCTGTTGAACTGAACAGAACCTCTCTGTATCTGGGCTTGCTGTTGATTTTTGTCCTGGGTATCCTGTTTTCTAGTTATTTCTTTAACTAA
- the psbF gene encoding cytochrome b559 subunit beta, which yields MTNANQNQPITYPIFTVRWLAVHTLAVPTVFFLGAIAAMQFIQR from the coding sequence ATGACGAATGCAAATCAAAACCAACCGATAACTTATCCGATTTTTACGGTTCGCTGGTTGGCTGTACACACCCTGGCTGTTCCTACAGTTTTCTTCCTGGGTGCGATCGCCGCTATGCAGTTTATTCAACGATAG
- the psbE gene encoding cytochrome b559 subunit alpha — protein MAGTTGERPFGDIITSVRYWVIHSLTIPALFIAGWLFVSTGLAYDAFGTPRPNEYFTQERQELPIITERQDSKTQIDQFIGK, from the coding sequence ATGGCAGGTACTACTGGTGAGCGTCCGTTTGGTGACATTATTACAAGTGTCCGTTATTGGGTGATTCATAGTCTGACAATTCCGGCTTTGTTTATTGCTGGATGGTTATTTGTCAGCACCGGATTGGCTTATGATGCTTTTGGTACACCTCGCCCTAATGAGTATTTTACTCAAGAGCGCCAGGAACTACCGATTATCACTGAACGCCAAGATAGCAAGACACAAATTGATCAATTTATTGGTAAGTAG
- a CDS encoding photosynthesis system II assembly factor Ycf48, producing the protein MQFPKFLKKLAILIAVALFCASCDYLPDVSYNPWELVPVATDAKLFDIDFVDNSDHGWIVGSNATLLETYDGGKTWETKQLDLDEPNLLLTSVSFSGSEGWIVGEPSVLLHSTDGGKSWTRIALSNKLPGAPNNIVALGPSAAEMTTNVGAIYQTKDGGKTWQAMVEDAVGVIRSLSRSEQGEYVTVSAKGNFYSTWEPGQTSWTPHIRYSSKRLEKIGFGQDNRLWMLARGGEIRFSDPNDPEEWSDPIKPEFSTSWGLLDLAYRTPEEIWVAGGSGNLLCSFDGGEAWQKDREVEDIPSNFYRIEFISPERGFILGQRGTLLRYTGNTSASS; encoded by the coding sequence ATGCAGTTCCCTAAATTTTTGAAAAAATTGGCGATTTTGATAGCTGTGGCTTTGTTCTGTGCAAGTTGTGACTATCTGCCAGATGTTAGCTATAATCCTTGGGAATTAGTCCCGGTGGCTACAGATGCCAAGTTATTTGATATCGATTTTGTCGATAACTCCGATCATGGTTGGATTGTCGGTAGCAATGCCACTTTGTTAGAAACTTACGATGGGGGTAAGACCTGGGAAACTAAACAGCTAGATCTCGATGAACCTAATCTTCTGCTGACCTCTGTTAGCTTTAGTGGCTCGGAGGGATGGATTGTCGGTGAGCCTTCTGTACTTCTCCATAGCACTGATGGCGGTAAGTCCTGGACTCGCATCGCCCTCAGCAATAAACTCCCCGGCGCTCCTAATAATATTGTCGCCCTCGGACCTAGTGCGGCGGAAATGACTACTAATGTCGGAGCCATCTATCAAACTAAAGATGGCGGTAAAACTTGGCAAGCTATGGTAGAAGATGCTGTGGGGGTGATTCGCAGCTTGTCTCGCTCGGAACAAGGCGAATATGTTACCGTTTCGGCTAAGGGTAATTTTTACTCGACTTGGGAACCGGGACAGACCTCTTGGACTCCCCACATTCGCTATAGTTCTAAACGCCTAGAAAAAATTGGCTTTGGTCAGGATAACCGCCTGTGGATGTTAGCGCGCGGCGGTGAAATCCGATTTAGCGATCCTAATGATCCTGAAGAGTGGAGTGATCCTATTAAGCCAGAGTTTTCCACCAGTTGGGGATTACTCGATTTGGCTTATCGTACCCCAGAGGAGATTTGGGTCGCTGGCGGTAGTGGAAACCTTCTCTGTAGTTTTGATGGGGGTGAAGCCTGGCAAAAAGATAGGGAAGTTGAAGATATTCCCTCGAATTTTTACCGCATTGAGTTTATCAGTCCTGAACGGGGATTTATACTCGGTCAACGGGGAACATTACTTAGATACACCGGAAACACCTCAGCATCTAGTTGA
- a CDS encoding rubredoxin — translation MSEPATEVKSPDRYECNACGYVYEPSKGSSTGNIPPGTEFEDLPARWRCPVCGAPRSQFRNIGSSSGPSGFEENLGFGLGVNTLTSQQKSLLIFGGLALAFLFFISLYGLR, via the coding sequence ATGAGTGAGCCAGCCACTGAAGTCAAATCCCCAGACCGATATGAATGTAACGCCTGCGGTTACGTCTATGAACCCTCCAAAGGCAGTTCTACAGGCAATATTCCCCCAGGTACTGAATTTGAAGATCTGCCAGCTAGGTGGCGTTGTCCCGTTTGCGGTGCGCCCCGTAGCCAATTTAGGAATATTGGCTCCTCCTCCGGTCCGTCTGGATTTGAGGAGAATCTCGGGTTTGGTCTGGGAGTCAATACCCTAACCTCTCAACAGAAAAGTCTTCTCATTTTTGGCGGGCTGGCTTTGGCATTTCTGTTTTTTATTAGTTTGTATGGTTTACGTTAA
- the ndhC gene encoding photosynthetic/respiratory NAD(P)H-quinone oxidoreductase subunit C, giving the protein MFFLNGYEYFLGFLIICSLVPILALGASKILRPQSRSATRRITYESGCEPIGGAWIQFNIRYYMFALVFVIFDVETVFLYPWAVAFHRLGLLAFIEALIFITILVIALVYAWRKGALEWS; this is encoded by the coding sequence GTGTTTTTTCTGAACGGTTACGAATATTTCCTGGGCTTCCTAATCATCTGTAGCCTAGTCCCGATACTAGCTCTAGGAGCCTCCAAAATCCTCCGACCCCAAAGTAGAAGCGCCACTCGTCGCATAACCTACGAGTCTGGCTGTGAACCCATAGGGGGGGCTTGGATTCAATTCAACATCCGCTACTATATGTTTGCCCTAGTCTTTGTCATCTTTGATGTAGAGACAGTATTTCTGTACCCCTGGGCGGTAGCATTTCATAGGTTAGGCCTACTAGCCTTCATAGAAGCACTCATCTTTATTACCATCCTAGTCATTGCTTTAGTGTACGCATGGCGCAAGGGTGCGTTGGAATGGTCATAG
- the ndhK gene encoding photosynthetic/respiratory NAD(P)H-quinone oxidoreductase subunit K — translation MTTQSPSPNTTIINPIERPQVTEELSENVILTTVDDLYNWARLSSLWPLLYGTACCFIEFAGLIGSRFDFDRFGLVPRSSPRQADLLITAGTITMKYSPMLVRLYEQMPEPKYVIAMGACTVTGGMFSMDSPTAVRGVDKLIPVDVYIPGCPPRPEAIIDAIIKLRKKIANESFQERGNLQQTHRYYTRSHNLKVVEPILTGEYLESTTRQVPPKQLTEAIGMPVPPALQTEPMKKEEQRG, via the coding sequence ATGACAACTCAAAGTCCTTCACCGAATACAACTATCATCAACCCCATTGAGCGACCCCAGGTAACTGAGGAATTGTCGGAAAATGTGATCCTGACCACGGTTGATGATCTCTACAACTGGGCTAGATTATCTAGTCTGTGGCCGTTGCTCTATGGGACTGCCTGTTGTTTTATTGAATTTGCGGGTCTAATTGGTTCGCGGTTTGACTTCGATCGCTTTGGATTGGTGCCACGGTCTAGCCCCAGACAAGCGGATCTGTTAATTACGGCGGGAACCATCACCATGAAATATTCCCCCATGTTGGTCAGGCTTTACGAACAAATGCCGGAACCCAAATATGTGATTGCTATGGGAGCGTGTACCGTCACCGGGGGAATGTTTAGCATGGACTCCCCCACCGCAGTGCGGGGGGTAGATAAGCTGATCCCGGTAGATGTTTACATCCCCGGCTGTCCTCCTCGCCCAGAAGCGATCATTGATGCGATTATTAAACTACGCAAGAAAATCGCTAACGAATCATTCCAGGAGCGGGGAAATCTCCAACAGACCCATCGCTACTATACGCGATCGCATAATCTGAAAGTAGTCGAACCGATTTTAACCGGGGAATACTTAGAATCAACTACCCGTCAAGTCCCCCCGAAACAACTGACCGAGGCGATCGGGATGCCTGTGCCTCCCGCCCTACAAACCGAACCCATGAAAAAGGAGGAACAGCGTGGCTGA
- a CDS encoding NAD(P)H-quinone oxidoreductase subunit J, translated as MAETETEAPIIEAGLVSQWLSQNGFDHEFLGPNHVGVEMIKVDRDYLIPLATALYAYGFNYLRCQCAYDMGPGEDLVSTYHLAKVQNNVEQLEEVCVKVFVPRSDPKVPSVYWIWKAADFQERESYDMYGIVYEGHPNLKRILMPEDWVGWPLRKDYISPDFHELQDAY; from the coding sequence GTGGCTGAGACCGAAACCGAAGCCCCCATCATTGAAGCCGGACTCGTCTCCCAGTGGTTAAGTCAGAATGGATTTGACCATGAATTTCTGGGTCCCAATCATGTGGGAGTCGAGATGATTAAAGTAGACCGGGATTATTTAATTCCCCTAGCTACTGCCTTATATGCCTATGGTTTCAACTATCTACGGTGTCAGTGTGCCTATGATATGGGACCAGGGGAAGATTTAGTCAGCACCTACCATCTCGCCAAAGTTCAGAACAATGTGGAACAACTAGAGGAAGTTTGCGTCAAAGTTTTCGTTCCCCGAAGCGACCCAAAAGTTCCCTCAGTTTATTGGATTTGGAAGGCAGCGGACTTCCAAGAACGCGAGTCCTATGATATGTATGGTATCGTCTACGAAGGCCATCCTAACCTGAAGCGGATTTTAATGCCAGAAGATTGGGTAGGCTGGCCACTTCGGAAAGACTATATCTCGCCAGACTTCCATGAATTGCAAGATGCGTATTAG
- a CDS encoding SdrD B-like domain-containing protein, which translates to MSNLTGTSFIDVNRTGVFDPGDLPIANAAVFTDLPPFDGIYQPDQGERSAITGQDGSFVITDLQTLGAGTPFQLQQIPPADGSVSSPGNNLPLPFTVPADPTQNIGPVAIANLPPDVPVPSVPPITSKGNIQGRTFVDNNVDGIFNLDEPVVGGIPLFLDLDGNGAWTANEPITVSRPDGSYSFNNLTPGTYQLRPLLPGNDVPPGLGGVTSFADRLVATNDDPKLVNVSAGAVTFQDLGYVVPGSIYGFVVSDLNSNGVADPGEAGIPGITVSGGGRTAVTDANGFYILDVDARFPTFSDAELAQNPYLHYVLSNEPGLLTESFAVEVVNPPGNLVATGPDPDFDVALGRGGAAQKNFFFNVPPSLVGGPGVPDSITGFVFTDVNIDSAYQVGEPLLEGVTVYLDLNKDGQLNSGPLRDPVTGAVILDPNGNPFPAEPSTVTGPGGNFGFFNVSRWLPFIEPGDVEFQVRVEAPASLPFVTTPDVSISGEGLGVLAEVGASGVAFGMSQFPV; encoded by the coding sequence ATGTCAAACCTTACAGGTACTAGTTTTATAGATGTCAACCGCACTGGCGTATTCGATCCTGGTGATCTGCCAATAGCTAATGCTGCGGTATTCACAGATTTGCCGCCTTTTGATGGTATATACCAACCGGATCAAGGTGAACGGAGCGCCATTACTGGTCAGGATGGCAGCTTTGTAATCACTGATTTACAGACTTTAGGAGCCGGTACTCCGTTCCAACTGCAACAAATCCCTCCTGCTGATGGTAGTGTCAGCAGTCCTGGGAACAACCTACCCCTCCCTTTCACCGTTCCCGCCGATCCGACCCAGAACATAGGCCCAGTTGCCATTGCTAACTTGCCTCCCGATGTCCCTGTACCTTCAGTTCCCCCCATTACCAGCAAGGGTAACATCCAAGGTCGGACTTTCGTAGATAACAATGTTGATGGCATCTTTAATCTTGACGAACCTGTTGTCGGTGGTATTCCTCTGTTCCTTGACTTAGACGGTAACGGAGCCTGGACAGCCAACGAACCTATTACAGTAAGCCGTCCCGATGGTTCTTATTCCTTCAATAATCTGACTCCGGGAACCTACCAACTGCGGCCCCTATTGCCTGGGAACGACGTACCCCCAGGATTAGGTGGTGTAACTAGCTTTGCAGATAGATTAGTTGCCACTAATGATGATCCAAAATTAGTTAACGTTTCAGCCGGTGCTGTTACCTTCCAGGACTTGGGCTATGTAGTTCCCGGAAGCATCTACGGTTTCGTAGTTTCCGACTTAAACAGTAACGGTGTTGCCGATCCCGGAGAAGCAGGTATCCCTGGCATTACGGTGTCTGGCGGCGGAAGAACTGCGGTTACAGATGCCAATGGTTTCTACATCCTTGATGTAGATGCGAGATTCCCCACCTTCTCGGATGCGGAGTTAGCCCAAAATCCCTACCTACACTATGTACTTTCCAACGAGCCTGGGTTGTTGACAGAAAGTTTTGCAGTCGAGGTGGTTAATCCTCCTGGTAACTTGGTAGCTACCGGACCTGATCCTGATTTTGATGTGGCTTTGGGTCGTGGTGGAGCCGCACAAAAGAACTTTTTCTTTAACGTTCCCCCCAGCCTGGTGGGAGGTCCTGGAGTTCCAGATAGTATCACTGGCTTTGTGTTCACCGATGTTAACATTGACAGTGCCTACCAAGTTGGTGAACCCCTCCTGGAAGGTGTAACCGTTTACCTGGATCTGAATAAAGACGGACAGTTAAACAGCGGTCCCCTGCGTGACCCAGTAACTGGGGCTGTGATTCTGGATCCTAACGGCAACCCATTCCCGGCTGAACCCAGTACAGTAACTGGCCCTGGCGGTAATTTTGGCTTCTTTAATGTCTCCCGCTGGTTGCCCTTTATCGAACCTGGGGATGTTGAATTTCAGGTCCGGGTGGAAGCACCTGCTTCGTTGCCTTTCGTCACCACTCCCGATGTATCAATCTCTGGTGAAGGGTTGGGAGTTTTGGCGGAAGTGGGCGCATCTGGCGTAGCCTTCGGTATGTCCCAGTTCCCCGTTTAG
- a CDS encoding M16 family metallopeptidase produces MSKLSTIATFPANVFTLDNGLTVIHQEIPATPVVVVDVWVRAGATREPELWSGMAHFLEHMIFKGTEKIAPGLFDWVIESRGGVANAATSHDYAHFFITSAAQYLEETLSPLADLLLHAAIPDDEFVRERSVVLEELRQSQDSPDWIEFQAMMETLYGNHPYGRSVLGTEATLMPRTPDEMRKFHRCHYQPENMAVVIVGGVSEKRSQDLVSEAFGSFYHREECPITNGYHQPQLRGILHEELLLPNVEQPRITMAWSGPGVENIRHGYGLDLISVLLAEGRTSRLVQLLREDRQLVDCISSGFSLQRESSLFTINACLDIDNIEEVEHLICECLANLAATPMSSAELDRCKRLLCNDYAFSTETPGQLAGLYGYYFTVAKPEISVSYPHQIKSLEAEELQEIAKTYLSQERYAMTVVKPI; encoded by the coding sequence TTGTCTAAACTGTCAACGATCGCAACGTTTCCCGCTAATGTCTTCACCCTAGACAATGGTTTAACCGTCATTCATCAGGAAATTCCAGCTACACCGGTGGTCGTGGTAGATGTTTGGGTTAGGGCGGGAGCCACAAGAGAGCCAGAGCTTTGGTCGGGGATGGCTCATTTTCTGGAGCACATGATTTTTAAGGGGACTGAAAAAATCGCCCCCGGTTTGTTCGACTGGGTAATTGAAAGCCGAGGGGGGGTGGCTAATGCAGCTACAAGCCACGACTATGCCCATTTTTTCATTACCAGCGCCGCCCAGTATTTAGAGGAAACCCTGTCTCCGCTGGCTGATTTACTGCTGCACGCGGCGATACCTGATGATGAGTTTGTGCGAGAACGTTCGGTGGTGTTAGAAGAACTGCGCCAATCTCAGGATAGCCCAGATTGGATAGAGTTTCAAGCGATGATGGAAACTCTCTATGGTAATCATCCCTATGGGCGATCGGTTTTGGGGACGGAAGCGACTCTGATGCCGCGAACTCCTGACGAAATGCGGAAGTTTCATCGCTGTCACTACCAACCGGAAAATATGGCGGTAGTGATTGTTGGGGGAGTCTCGGAAAAGCGATCGCAAGATTTAGTTTCGGAGGCTTTTGGTTCATTTTACCACCGGGAAGAATGCCCGATCACAAACGGTTATCATCAACCCCAACTTAGGGGTATCCTGCATGAGGAACTACTACTACCTAATGTAGAACAACCTCGGATAACTATGGCTTGGTCAGGACCTGGGGTTGAAAACATACGACATGGCTACGGACTAGACCTAATCTCAGTTTTATTAGCAGAGGGGAGAACTTCTCGCCTAGTGCAATTATTACGGGAAGATAGACAGCTAGTAGACTGTATCAGTAGCGGTTTCTCCCTACAGCGGGAGTCGAGTCTATTTACGATTAATGCGTGTTTAGATATTGACAATATCGAAGAAGTTGAACACCTAATCTGCGAGTGTTTAGCGAATTTAGCAGCAACTCCGATGTCGTCAGCGGAACTCGATCGCTGTAAGCGTTTACTGTGTAATGACTACGCCTTCTCAACGGAAACACCGGGACAATTAGCGGGTTTATATGGCTATTATTTCACAGTAGCGAAACCAGAGATTTCGGTAAGTTATCCCCACCAAATCAAATCCCTAGAAGCGGAGGAATTACAGGAGATTGCGAAAACTTACCTGAGCCAGGAACGATATGCGATGACTGTAGTGAAGCCCATATAA